In Brassica napus cultivar Da-Ae chromosome C2, Da-Ae, whole genome shotgun sequence, the sequence TGGTCTCTTTGCCTTTATCCGTCACAAACTCAGAAGCTTTCTTAGCATTTTCAGCCACCGTGTCCATCGCTTCACCAGCTTTCTCAACAATATAGTTTCTTGCACTCTCTATATGATCTTTAACTTCTTGTCCTTTCTGAGCAGTCACGTGCCCTACTTCACTCCCCATGTCCTTCACGAACTCGCCAGCTTTCTGTCTAATATTTATGTGCGACAAtttaacaaaactattataatgAACAAAATCGATATTTATATATAGGTTATAAAAACTTCACCATGagaatttgttttttacttAATTTGTTGACTTCTAAATAACTAACTAAGAATGACGTGAAAGCATGTCAATGCATCATAATGTGTGTAATTTCTCTcataaaaaatatctttttggTAGTATATGTATTCACCAAATGATTCAGAATTTTTATCATCTACAATTTTATCATGTTATGGTATATATACGAGAGTTTCAAGTCACTCCATGTCCAATAATATTCTTCGTATCTAAAGTATCTCCAAGCAAATATAATAGACTTACGAGGCATCATCTAGCCATTTGGGGTCGTTCTTTGATTTTCCATCACCTTTCACGGCGGCTAGGACCCATGACTTGTTTCTCTGCGGTGTAATGGTCGCATTCTTCCGGCCAACACTCATAGATCCACCGCCTACGCCGCCGCTTCTCTTGCTTCCGTTGATCAATAACGAAGAGCCCACCCCACTAAGCATAGCTCCAGAAATAGACATCGACATGAGAATCTCTTACCTTTGGTCTCTTAATAGGTGGAAAATTCTGTGTGTTTGAGAGTAAAACGAATCTAAAGCGAGGAGTTAAATTGTTATTCAACGGGACAATCGAGAATCTTATAAGGAAGCTCAGAGGCTAACGTGGATTAGTTTCTAACCAATTAGAATCACTGCCATCTTTTATGTTAGTTCTTTGTTTCGTCACGTTGATTAGCTTTTGGTACACGAGAAAACACGTAGACCCATTGACATGCTTGCGCCCGAAAATGTTGTGTTTTTTAGAAGGTCGATTTTTTTGGAGAGAggagaaatgcaaatgatgcgtAGAAAGAAGGATCATGCAGGTCGCATGCTACTCTCTCAATTTCTCctaatataaaaacattataaataaaaagagtaaCATAAAagaatatacagaaaaagttcaaaaaaaaaattatataaagaagatCATAATAATTGtctgtttatatttatacaaatccTAAACGTAGAGATCGGATATATTTAAGTTTTggtagtttgtattttttttaaagtttgtcAAGATAGGAGTAAATAAAGCGGCAACAAAGTTAagaaattttgtaattaattgacCACCGATCctatttgagtttttttctgCCGAcgttattctttttattttattttctatttccaccCATTTTTGCAGGTAAGCATCAAATTTCAACAACGTGTGAACCCACCGAGCACCACAACAGTAACAATACACTTCAATCAATTGATATTTGTGTCGTCCAGATTTGACCAAACGTTCGTTGATTAAGATGTTTATCAGAACTGGTACATAACTTTATAATAACGATTGAGGAAAATCAAAATTCAATTATTATATGAAACATATTATAGTCCAATGGTCTAACCAAAACTGGGGTTAGGAATTACGTGAAAGTGACTTGACCAAACATAACACAACACAACTTTATTTGCTGAAATTTTATGTGCCGTTAAGTACAGGAAAAACATAACACAACCTTGTTGAAATATCAAACCAGAACCTTGTAGTTTACATTCAACAATATCATCAATCTTTTTCGCCATTTGAGGAGTGAGATGATTCTTCCAGTCACCACCAACTTCACCTTTCCTAAAGAACACATTAGAATCTATACCAATTCTCGTTGTCCCATTCATATTAATCTCCAAATTGCTCAAATTACGCAAGCTACACAACTTCAAGATCTCCTCCACCGAACCactcttttcttcttcctcggtgAATGGACAATCCAAGAACTCAGCGAGCCTCTTGACTTGTACACGAGGCTCCTCAAACATCTCCTCATACTTCAAAAAAAGAACGTTCTCTCCATCTTCCAAGCTCCCATTCCAGTAGCCCAACACATGTTCCCAATAGGGTCCATATAAGATAACCCCTTTCCAATATGCATCAAACATGAGCTCAAAAGTGGCCTGGTCCATCTTGGTGCGATGCAGCATGTTTCTATAATGCCAACCGGATACGAACGTATCCTTGATACCTCTGCACACATACACGACTTTGCAAGGTGAAGAAGAGGACTTTGTGGTGGCTTCACGCAATGTGTTTAAGTGCATGTGTGTTGAATAGatcatacactacaagaaaacagcgacatactgaggaaaaaaatcgtaggtatgtcgtcggaatagttggtatgtcgtcggaataaggATATTCTGACGACATACCGACggaaaaattcgtcggaaataactcctcggaaattcatttttcctcggaaatccctcggaaatttccgacagaattccgaggaactgaatttccgaggaaactccgaggaccactagATCGCTGGAAAGTTTATACCGAGGGAGgacttcctcggtatattccgaggaaatttccgatggtccaatcctcggaagttccgacgaaatcttcctcggaatttgcatcgggaatttccgaggaacgttccctcggattttttttttaaaaattccgacgacttattccgaggaaaaggtagtcggaaatttccgagggtgcttttcctcggaatttcgaaaaaattaatttttaatttttttttttaaattaaaatttgtgaaatttaaattcgaaaatataaaattaaaattaaaactgaaaacatattagataattcaaagttctacaaataaaaataaaacattccgagtttttggtaaaaaaaaaaaaaaactacgggtcttgaatgttcggaaacacctcgttcgggtacatcctcttcatcatctccatgatctgctcgttcagcctcttctgtgtctcatagcccgcctgttgagctgccatctgggtctccaacgcagatatccgatcatccttgtctttcagctgagccgtaagaacttctgaatcaacatatggcggtggtgcagaagaaggagcagccgaccgggagcgacgacccaaaccgaccaaacgtcccttcttctttggaaccgactgaaatataaatagccaaatttaaataatataaattgatgataaaataaaaatcaagaaataaataaattgaactttaaaaaaagaacttaccgattcaacaatttcgttgattcgaaaccgggacaagttggtcgaagccgtcgaagcgtcatcctcggtttgaagctgagacacttcgtctaccacctgagtttggaccaggtcgaccacgtccctcacaagaccgtcatcaatctggccggtcttcttgttggtatacgccctcctcattagggcgagatcatcaacaggctcgccatcattttcttccgccttgaaaaaaacataaattaaagaaacattagaaattagaagaaatgcacaataaattaatattctaaaactcaaataattgaagaaagagcggttgaacttaccatgcgatctcccagagtggcaatagattgagcacccaagttatgcttgtagatgctcttccctttacggtcgctcatgcggttggtggagttggtggaagaaatttttttcgtctcctccttatcccaatgcgcacacaactccttccagaccgtgtcgttcatcgactttgggaccttttaataattaaaaaaagaaaatagtttaataaataaaaaaatagtttaataaattaaaaaattgtttaataaattaaatcgaaccttattgatttcccacttcttcttccactcgtggatctgcttcccatagttgtccataactttatggacgaagtggtgatagataaagagtgtctcatcggaattccagttgaactcttgctgaaaaaaaaacacaattagtagaaaatttatattaaagattaaaaatataagtaaaaaattagaatacttaccgcaaactgacgaaaccacagatgctgtttgtcggtagggaagtgagtgaaagtcggatatccccggtcgagggccgagtacatcaaacggttgatccatgcgctgatctcgttcccggatcggttgaacctaataaaaagaacaaacggttaatactgaatccaaatttaaagaaaaaaaaaatatgtttaattaccatgtttgaccccgtccatgtggatacggagtgagatagggaagatggtcacgaccgggctgttgaaccaactccgcaacactcatcactcccggaggacccggaggagcatgagcggatgcagcagcgggagagagaggagcatgagcgggtgcagcagagggagatatatggtaggagctgtggggcgaaggggaatcctgaaaatggctggaatcccgagactggctccccgtaccaccacgaccacgacgctgtcgaggccgggtctgatcatcatgagacatgtaaatttaaaaaatatatatttaataaatatatttaataaatatagaaatatataaattattattatttttttttaaatctcaaataatagtttttaatcacaaaaaagatttatagatattaaaaatgtttaataaatgtataaaaatagttctaataaacaaaaaatagttttaataaataaaaatagtttaataattacaaaaaatagttttaataatattaaaaatgtttccTAAATATagaaacttataatatatatatatatatatatattgtttttgtttaaaatcccaaataatagtttttaatcacaaaaaaagttttatagatattaaaaatgtttaataaatatataaaaatagttctaataaacaaaaaatagttttaataaataaaaaatagtttaataattacaaaaaatagttttaataatatatatatatatatatatatattaaatcccaaataatagtttttaatcacaaaatttttttatagatattaaaaatgttttgtaaaatctaaaaattcaaatttatatacaaaaaacattttgtaaaatccaaaaaatcgaatttatatacaaaaatcgttttgtaaaatacaaaaaactattttatatacaaaaatgattttataaatacaaaaaaaataaaaaaaattataaaaaaattctaaatcaattcaacaaaacaaattattcaaccaaatcacaattctaaacctattatacaaccaaatcacaatcctaaccaatcaccctaacaaaaatctatcaaaactacacaaaaacctaacaaatagaacctaagagagtgggatagggtccttacatgatttgtgtaagagaagggggagatcgccggagatatcgtcggatttcagtgggaaatcgccggaggagtcgcgcagaggaaaaagagagaaatggggaagaagaagcggctcgtggttataaaacctaggtccgacggaattctaatttcaattttcgcgaaatatttgcccggttaaatgaaaatattccgaggaaattccgacggatagtaaaatatccgtcggaatattccgaggaaataccgaggaactagtgtttggggtttcaaaacatcaatttttttttgccgtatttcatttcttatacaattgtaatgcataccattaaggattctttgtatagatgagcataaaccatgaaataacaaatttcaaaacgaattgaaagtattccctttaccgttcattaaagtgtataagtgtttctcttatgttgtggggatttcgttcatacaatcggaaaagtgtttattatagggtaaggaacaaatttttgacttcataatcagtctaagacacttaataagggttatataagtgttattcaaaccgcaaaacgttgttttcggtttaaaacccctatttcctcggaatttcctcggaatattccgagggaattccgaggaaacccttatcttcctcgaaattccgtcggaatattccgaggaaataccgaggaactagtgtttgcggtttcaaaacatcaatttttttgccgtatttcatttcttatacaattgtaatgcataccattgaggattctttgtatagatgagcataaaccatgaaataacaaatttcaaaacgaattgaaagtattccctttaccgttcattaaagtgtataagtgtttctcttatgttgtggggatttcgttcatacaatcggaaaagtgtttattatagggtaagaaacaattttttgaCTACATAataagtctaagacacttaataagggttatataagtgttattcaaaccgaaaaacgttgttttcgatttaaaaatcttgtttcctcggaaaagcctcggaatattccgaggaaattctaaggaaaaacaaattcctcggtatttcttaaaaaaaaaaaaaatcaatggtagtctgtttccgagtcatcatcaccagatgaatctaaatctggatcttggtgaaactctccaatcactggttcatcctctacgtgaacgacggcttcttctccgaagtcggttaaatcgactacaaggccaactccagctaaatcttctgctgcacttaagttgccggatgtgcttggttgtagtgggtcttccagctcagaacttccctgaactcggcctctcgggttgagtcttgtaacagtaacccatggatcatctctgttccttacctgggggtacttgatatgacaaacctgtaacatttagaaaattattagtaaaattataaattaatacacatgatgatgaatcattctgaataattaacatttaattacatgatcggcctgagaagcaagagtgaaaggatcataatattgcagctttcgcctcgaatttactgatgtaacaccaaatgcatctgttctcacacctcgatctggagtgttgtcgtgccaatcacaatagaaaacaatacAGCGCAAGCCAACCATGCCCAagtacttgatttccaaaatctcatgtatgtgtccgtagtatacatcatctcctgatgcagaacaaacgccagcatcataagtcgtactcgaacgtctcctcttctgagttgtgaatgcatatcctcgagtacaaaatctcggatatgacttcacaacaaagtttggtccaacgaccatctcacgtatccaatcgccaaatgtttcacctctggccaaaccagcagacacctattaatagcacatatatatatattatatcaataaatgtgaattagtataaatatgtgatagataaaatatattttaatttgtttaaagcactcacataagtaaacatccatccagtaaattctctctgcttcatttcttctagttcgtcctctgtggcgtatttatactcgaaccgcttttctgccatgaaaatcctgtatatgatgacaataatgtaattaattaagatttaaatttcaacttgttaaaataaaaatttgtaagctaatttatttacctctcatattgaagaacgtctttgcagttggtgagcaaatatgtttgtaaatgactgcgctcctgctcagtaagtcgacggtcctttagttttccgctaagtcgtccaac encodes:
- the LOC106356204 gene encoding protein COLD-REGULATED 15B, chloroplastic is translated as MSMSISGAMLSGVGSSLLINGSKRSGGVGGGSMSVGRKNATITPQRNKSWVLAAVKGDGKSKNDPKWLDDASQKAGEFVKDMGSEVGHVTAQKGQEVKDHIESARNYIVEKAGEAMDTVAENAKKASEFVTDKGKETKEETVLMTEKAKDFIVEKAGEAKDSATDMRKKTAKYVGDKAAEAKEAIFPPKNKE
- the LOC106357768 gene encoding cytosolic sulfotransferase 11-like, which gives rise to MEGHQGPPLPNYMKDDKVSQETKNLISTLPSDKDFMGYPLYNYKGCWYYPNTLQAVLDVQAHFRPRKTDIILASLPKGGTTWLKSLVFALVHREKYRENPPIHPLLSENPHDLVPFLEIKLSAGSQTPDLSKFPSPMIYSTHMHLNTLREATTKSSSSPCKVVYVCRGIKDTFVSGWHYRNMLHRTKMDQATFELMFDAYWKGVILYGPYWEHVLGYWNGSLEDGENVLFLKYEEMFEEPRVQVKRLAEFLDCPFTEEEEKSGSVEEILKLCSLRNLSNLEINMNGTTRIGIDSNVFFRKGEVGGDWKNHLTPQMAKKIDDIVECKLQGSGLIFQQGCVMFFLYLTAHKISANKVVLCYVWSSHFHVIPNPSFG